The following coding sequences are from one Onychostoma macrolepis isolate SWU-2019 chromosome 24, ASM1243209v1, whole genome shotgun sequence window:
- the gramd1c gene encoding protein Aster-C isoform X1 — translation MPSQGKDMTQTPKQVTANELTQDNNKSGEGKWSLEEQEATSQGLEVSGQCAPAPQSPETLLYTSYKQRSEEFRRLFKEVPESEKVIADYTCALQKDILLQGRIYLTENCLCFYSQVFRGTKITVNMQDIISISREKTAKWIPNAVQISTNSEKLFFSSFSAREKSYLGMFRLWQNVLMEKKLTKLELLQMVKQHYGNDLGLSHDEMESFQTSVDTVTPTVPSLNMRGEDYTGRPERPTSLRLPQGELNSYEATTPQGDDTQSSVGLQSMLSANGGDDTLSTPSHQRSPNLSLNRSGSERVSKRSSLSLDLNANEDQLTDNSRSDSQEEGEMLEERETVSQGRLFVNRVFHISAEKMFDLLFTDSSFMRRFMDIRKIIGASSTSWQKEASGGMKRTLNYTITITNPLAGKFSTATETQTLYKESREGQYYMIDSEVYTHDVPYHDYFYTQNRYCIIRNSKHKCRLRIYTDVKYKKQPWGLVKSFISKNSWSGLEDYFRHLEAELLEEEAELTQGSGDSGKTGGLRRRRRTYSRTLQEHMKPGKPYSTDSDQQRAGTMGAMDIKNTQHRWNITTIVFGMSLILFVLVVLNLGLFFKLWAMEDVAHRLYLNTKHRMKERVESSLAPDLGPRQGMPHRSQEEVHLLRAVLQDSINLLEQLRSSLVVLQQNFKVYNRSSSQH, via the exons ATGCCTTCTCAG GGGAAAGACATGACCCAAACACCCAAACAAGTGACAGCCAATGAACTCACACAGGACAACAATAAATCTGGGGAAGGCAAATGGAGCTTAGAAGAACAAGAG GCTACCTCACAGGGCCTGGAAGTCAGTGGGCAGTGCGCACCAGCACCTCAGTCACCTGAAACATTGCTTTACACTAGTTATAAACAGAGGAGTGAAGAGTTTCGGAGGTTATTCAAAGAGGTGCCTGAGTCTGAGAAAGTAATTGCAG ACTACACCTGTGCTCTCCAAAAGGATATCTTGTTACAAGGACGCATCTACCTTACAGAgaattgtttatgtttttacagTCAGGTTTTTCGTGGTACAAAA ATCACAGTAAATATGCAGGATATCATCTCAATTTCACGTGAGAAGACAGCGAAATGGATACCAAATGCTGTTCAGATCAGTACTAATTCAGAAAAG TTGTTCTTCAGCTCATTTTCAGCAAGGGAGAAAAGTTACCTTGGCATGTTTCGGCTTTGGCAGAATGTTCTAATGGAGAAg AAACTAACCAAGTTGGAGCTGTTGCAGATGGTTAAGCAGCATTATGGCAACGACTTAGGATTGAGTCATGATGAAATGGAAAGCTTTCAAACATCAGTAGATACCGTCACACCTACCGTGCCCAG TCTGAATATGCGTGGAGAGGATTACACCGGGAGGCCAGAAAGGCCCACGTCGCTTCGTCTTCCCCAAGGGGAGCTGAATTCTTATGAGGCCACCACACCACAGGGAGATGACACACAGTCTTCAGTTGGACTGCAAAGCATGCTCTCAGCAAATGGAGGG GATGACACTCTTAGTACCCCGTCCCATCAGCGCAGTCCAAATCTATCATTAAACCGCTCAGGGTCTGAACGAGTGTCTAAacgctcctctctctctctggatcTAAATGCCAATGAAGACCAGCTCACGGATAACAGCAGATCCGACAGCCAGGAGGAGGGTGagatgt TGGAAGAACGTGAGACAGTGTCTCAGGGAAGGCTGTTTGTGAACCGGGTCTTTCACATCAGTGCTGAGAAGATGTTTGACCTGCTTTTCACCGATTCAAGTTTCATGCGGAGGTTTATGGATATCAGGAAGATTATAG GTGCAAGCTCTACCTCTTGGCAAAAGGAGGCCTCTGGCGGTATGAAAAGGACTTTGAACTACACCATCACCATTACTAACCCCCTGGCTGGCAAGTTCTCCACTGCTACAGAAACCCAG ACACTATATAAAGAGTCAAGGGAGGGTCAGTACTACATGATAGATTCGGAGGTCTACACACATGATGTACCGTACCATGACTACTTCTACACCCAGAATCGCTACTGTATCATCCGCAACTCAAAGCACAAGTGCAGACTCAG GATTTACACTGATGTCAAATACAAGAAGCAGCCCTGGGGTCTTGTTAAATCCTTTATCTCAAAAAactcctggagtggcctagaaGACTACTTTAGACACCTTG aGGCAGAGCTGCTAGAAGAGGAGGCAGAGTTGACTCAAGGAAGCGGAGATTCTGGAAAGACAGGTGGTTTGCGCAGGAGACGAAGAACTTACAGTCGCACCCTACAGGAACACATGAAACCAGGGAAGCCGTACAGCACAGACTCAGATCAGCAGAGAGCCGGCACCATGG GTGCCATGGATATAAAGAACACACAACACAGATGGAACATCACTACGATTGTATTTGGGATGAGCTTAAT ACTTTTTGTTCTGGTGGTTCTGAACTTGGGGCTGTTCTTTAAACTTTGGGCCATGGAAGATGTGGCTCACCGTTTGTATCTAAACACCAAGCACAGAATGAAGGAGAGAGTAGAATCCAG tttagcACCTGACTTAGGCCCCAGACAGGGTATGCCACACAGAAGTCAAGAAGAAGTGCATTTACTGAGGGCAGTACTGCAGGACTCCATTAACCTTCTAGAACAG CTACGCAGTTCTCTTGTGGTGCTTCAGCAGAACTTTAAGGTCTACAACAGATCCTCCTCTCAGCATTAA
- the gramd1c gene encoding protein Aster-C isoform X2: MPSQGKDMTQTPKQVTANELTQDNNKSGEGKWSLEEQEATSQGLEVSGQCAPAPQSPETLLYTSYKQRSEEFRRLFKEVPESEKVIADYTCALQKDILLQGRIYLTENCLCFYSQVFRGTKITVNMQDIISISREKTAKWIPNAVQISTNSEKLFFSSFSAREKSYLGMFRLWQNVLMEKKLTKLELLQMVKQHYGNDLGLSHDEMESFQTSVDTVTPTVPSLNMRGEDYTGRPERPTSLRLPQGELNSYEATTPQGDDTQSSVGLQSMLSANGGDDTLSTPSHQRSPNLSLNRSGSERVSKRSSLSLDLNANEDQLTDNSRSDSQEEVEERETVSQGRLFVNRVFHISAEKMFDLLFTDSSFMRRFMDIRKIIGASSTSWQKEASGGMKRTLNYTITITNPLAGKFSTATETQTLYKESREGQYYMIDSEVYTHDVPYHDYFYTQNRYCIIRNSKHKCRLRIYTDVKYKKQPWGLVKSFISKNSWSGLEDYFRHLEAELLEEEAELTQGSGDSGKTGGLRRRRRTYSRTLQEHMKPGKPYSTDSDQQRAGTMGAMDIKNTQHRWNITTIVFGMSLILFVLVVLNLGLFFKLWAMEDVAHRLYLNTKHRMKERVESSLAPDLGPRQGMPHRSQEEVHLLRAVLQDSINLLEQLRSSLVVLQQNFKVYNRSSSQH; this comes from the exons ATGCCTTCTCAG GGGAAAGACATGACCCAAACACCCAAACAAGTGACAGCCAATGAACTCACACAGGACAACAATAAATCTGGGGAAGGCAAATGGAGCTTAGAAGAACAAGAG GCTACCTCACAGGGCCTGGAAGTCAGTGGGCAGTGCGCACCAGCACCTCAGTCACCTGAAACATTGCTTTACACTAGTTATAAACAGAGGAGTGAAGAGTTTCGGAGGTTATTCAAAGAGGTGCCTGAGTCTGAGAAAGTAATTGCAG ACTACACCTGTGCTCTCCAAAAGGATATCTTGTTACAAGGACGCATCTACCTTACAGAgaattgtttatgtttttacagTCAGGTTTTTCGTGGTACAAAA ATCACAGTAAATATGCAGGATATCATCTCAATTTCACGTGAGAAGACAGCGAAATGGATACCAAATGCTGTTCAGATCAGTACTAATTCAGAAAAG TTGTTCTTCAGCTCATTTTCAGCAAGGGAGAAAAGTTACCTTGGCATGTTTCGGCTTTGGCAGAATGTTCTAATGGAGAAg AAACTAACCAAGTTGGAGCTGTTGCAGATGGTTAAGCAGCATTATGGCAACGACTTAGGATTGAGTCATGATGAAATGGAAAGCTTTCAAACATCAGTAGATACCGTCACACCTACCGTGCCCAG TCTGAATATGCGTGGAGAGGATTACACCGGGAGGCCAGAAAGGCCCACGTCGCTTCGTCTTCCCCAAGGGGAGCTGAATTCTTATGAGGCCACCACACCACAGGGAGATGACACACAGTCTTCAGTTGGACTGCAAAGCATGCTCTCAGCAAATGGAGGG GATGACACTCTTAGTACCCCGTCCCATCAGCGCAGTCCAAATCTATCATTAAACCGCTCAGGGTCTGAACGAGTGTCTAAacgctcctctctctctctggatcTAAATGCCAATGAAGACCAGCTCACGGATAACAGCAGATCCGACAGCCAGGAGGAGG TGGAAGAACGTGAGACAGTGTCTCAGGGAAGGCTGTTTGTGAACCGGGTCTTTCACATCAGTGCTGAGAAGATGTTTGACCTGCTTTTCACCGATTCAAGTTTCATGCGGAGGTTTATGGATATCAGGAAGATTATAG GTGCAAGCTCTACCTCTTGGCAAAAGGAGGCCTCTGGCGGTATGAAAAGGACTTTGAACTACACCATCACCATTACTAACCCCCTGGCTGGCAAGTTCTCCACTGCTACAGAAACCCAG ACACTATATAAAGAGTCAAGGGAGGGTCAGTACTACATGATAGATTCGGAGGTCTACACACATGATGTACCGTACCATGACTACTTCTACACCCAGAATCGCTACTGTATCATCCGCAACTCAAAGCACAAGTGCAGACTCAG GATTTACACTGATGTCAAATACAAGAAGCAGCCCTGGGGTCTTGTTAAATCCTTTATCTCAAAAAactcctggagtggcctagaaGACTACTTTAGACACCTTG aGGCAGAGCTGCTAGAAGAGGAGGCAGAGTTGACTCAAGGAAGCGGAGATTCTGGAAAGACAGGTGGTTTGCGCAGGAGACGAAGAACTTACAGTCGCACCCTACAGGAACACATGAAACCAGGGAAGCCGTACAGCACAGACTCAGATCAGCAGAGAGCCGGCACCATGG GTGCCATGGATATAAAGAACACACAACACAGATGGAACATCACTACGATTGTATTTGGGATGAGCTTAAT ACTTTTTGTTCTGGTGGTTCTGAACTTGGGGCTGTTCTTTAAACTTTGGGCCATGGAAGATGTGGCTCACCGTTTGTATCTAAACACCAAGCACAGAATGAAGGAGAGAGTAGAATCCAG tttagcACCTGACTTAGGCCCCAGACAGGGTATGCCACACAGAAGTCAAGAAGAAGTGCATTTACTGAGGGCAGTACTGCAGGACTCCATTAACCTTCTAGAACAG CTACGCAGTTCTCTTGTGGTGCTTCAGCAGAACTTTAAGGTCTACAACAGATCCTCCTCTCAGCATTAA